The Campylobacter sp. genome contains the following window.
CGCCGAGATTATAGACAAGATCCTCGGGCGTAACGAGCGCATTCCAAGCGGCGATGAGATTTTCATCCATCTCGGCTACGTTCGCGCCTTTTCTAAAATTCGGGTATTTTTTCAGCACCAGCTCGTGGCCGAAGTGTAGATCGGAGGTAAAATAAACGCTCATAAAAGCTCCTCAAATAGCGCAAGATCCGCTCCCACGGCAAATAAAAATCCGCGGTTTATCGGCGGGATTTTTAAGGTGCGGCACGCTTCTTTAAATTTCTTGTCCATCGCGGCTTTGATATATGGCGTTACGAGAATAAAATTTTCGCCCGCACCCACGGCTACCTTGCCGCCTAGCACGCAGCCTGCGCCGTTTTCTAGGCAGCGAGCGCATTCGTTTCGCTGCGCCAAGCTTAGCACGAGTCCTAGCCGCTTGCAGGCAAGATCCACGCCGCGAAGCTCGTTTGCACCGCGTTTTACGAGATAAATTCTAGGTGCGGGATTAGAAATTTCGGGAGTTAAGCTTAACGCGTCGGTCGCCAAAAATTCAAAGCTTTTTTTCACGCCGCCAAAGTATTCGTTTAAAAACGGCTCGCTAAATTTCGCGCGAATAAAGCCTCGTTTAAACCGGCCCGTCAAATTCGTTTCGTCGGTGAAGTATTTTAGGTTTCGCTCACGCAAAAACCGCTCCAGCTCGCACTTTCGCACGCTTAGAAGCGGACGAGCGATCACGTAGTCCTCGCGGGACTCAAACTCCTGCATGCCCAATA
Protein-coding sequences here:
- the tilS gene encoding tRNA lysidine(34) synthetase TilS — encoded protein: MKNSPEIPSKILALLRAGKNLLAFSHGVDSTALFYLLDEAGVKFDLAIVDYNVRAQSKDEVASARHLAAKFNKQIYVKSVRLGTSNFEHEARAARYDFFSEICREQGYENLILAHQFDDKFEWFLMQLGRGAGLSELLGMQEFESREDYVIARPLLSVRKCELERFLRERNLKYFTDETNLTGRFKRGFIRAKFSEPFLNEYFGGVKKSFEFLATDALSLTPEISNPAPRIYLVKRGANELRGVDLACKRLGLVLSLAQRNECARCLENGAGCVLGGKVAVGAGENFILVTPYIKAAMDKKFKEACRTLKIPPINRGFLFAVGADLALFEELL